DNA from Hypanus sabinus isolate sHypSab1 chromosome 31, sHypSab1.hap1, whole genome shotgun sequence:
CCAAGGGACAAGGTCTAAAATATCCACAACATGCCTGTCATTATCTTGGTCGATGGGCTAAACACAAGctgggtctgatcaaccctggctcggtcacctggccaaaggaatCTCATGATTAACGACCTGAAACCCCCAATAACCCCAGGTTGCAGTACTGATGATGTATCCCTTAGCACACCCGGTTCTTTAAGCCAAGTGTGGTCAGGCCACATTAATGAAAGGCATCGGGTAGATTAAAGTGGCTCCACTACCCTCTCCACCATAGCTCCACATAACTCATCATACTAAACTCCACAGCCTTATCTCTCCCAGCcccacatatacatccaccagccctaccgtcaaacctaatcctaagaaGGTGCACCCACCCATTCTAACCCTggccacacactcacaaacacgaTTACTAGTGTAAGTAGGGGGAAGATCCAATaagggcaagtgttggacctggtgaatgaaggcatgggccagatcaaagtggcagtgtTGCCTGACTCTGAATCGAGAGTGACGAGATGAAGAAAGTCAAAAGGGTGATTCTccgactgcccgcataatctctttgttattttgattttgttctgATAGTCCTCTGTCTATTTGAATATGTTGGTATAATTCATATTTAATTCCAGTTATTCTTGTCAATGTTGTGTCCGATGAAacgtgtctgtgatgctgctacaaataCGTTGTTCCTTTCACCTGTGCATAAATAAGCTCGATTTGAACTTTACATTGAAATGTTCAaatctctccttccctcccctgcTGCCCTGTCATGAACTGAACGTCTTCGTGTTTAATTTTACaacatttcatctgattttattttcattctgcttttgaaatttgcgtttcccttttcaatttcagccctcacccccgcctgtctctgcccttctgtacttcctcccgcATTAAACGACAGCGGTAACCGCCACACATTGGCGccgcttcccatcccccagcgttccgaTTGGTGAGTCATTTCTCCAAACAGCCAATGGAAATGCTCAGCGTTCCCATCCTCATTAACATACCACTTTGGGCACTGGCTATTTAGTCCGGGCTCGGAACAGCTTCTGCTTATTATTGTGTTTGAAGCCGAAGGGGAAATGCCTGATGCACCGAAACCCGCTCCCAAGAAGGGCGCCAAGAAAGCTCTGTCCAAACCGGTGAGCAAGACTGGCAAGAAGCGCAAGAGGTCGAGGAAGGAGACTTACGCCATCTACATCtacaaagtgatgaagcaggttcaccccgacaccggcatctcctccaaggccatgagCATCATGAATTCATTCGTGAACGATATCTTCGAGCGCATCGCGGGTGAGGCTTCCCGCCTGGCTCACTACAACAagcggtccaccatcagctcctgggagatccagaccgccgtgcgcctgctgctgctcggggagctggccaagcacgccgtgtccgaagggacaaaggcggtgaccaagtacaccagctccaaGTGAAGTCAAGTTTACTGACAAAACAAACGGGAAAATCAAAAgctcttttaagagccactcacCGTTTCATTAAAAGAGTTACAAAATATTGAGACATGGATTTGAGGTAAGTTTGAAAATTTATTTTTGATACGCCCAGGAGAGACATTGTCAAATGTCCTGGTGAAATCGGTTACTCATCATCCAcgaccctaccctcatcaatttctctcATCACCTTATCATCAAACTCTGGATGTTAacgttgtcatctgtctccctccgctcttagagtgcaatgaaattttgaataaccgcactgagatcccgacgccaagtgcagtgttacaccagccacatctccaccacattgccaagcatatcccagaactggatccaaaatcaGAATTACTCCCGCTATTAGGAAAAGATTTTCTCCAC
Protein-coding regions in this window:
- the LOC132383889 gene encoding histone H2B-like, whose translation is MPDAPKPAPKKGAKKALSKPVSKTGKKRKRSRKETYAIYIYKVMKQVHPDTGISSKAMSIMNSFVNDIFERIAGEASRLAHYNKRSTISSWEIQTAVRLLLLGELAKHAVSEGTKAVTKYTSSK